The Triticum aestivum cultivar Chinese Spring chromosome 7B, IWGSC CS RefSeq v2.1, whole genome shotgun sequence genome window below encodes:
- the LOC123162057 gene encoding uncharacterized protein — METFVLSPESPLLGLRSPVMNSAAHAVVRLYGFLLIVPPEPGTADNELDMSCPGDDVLVEMEYVPEGWFLGGPAPLFAAAGCTAGCMRVAAVEDQEEEADSKEILVLYRYAPFSVSSDGVVARGSSRAHLLRFIATGDHTARSLAWAGSSLVRLIYPGDFSEQLQELWSSLASQVSVLPRAARVEVFVDVGILLRRSDYTPERVEQMRPSPERMAEQTWPVRFTGMELHLPEPMRRDHDKDETAVDDDDDTDAGERPAKQRRVVAAGEDCPVCLQLLEGNDLAAWSGCDKPHVFHGSCLERVLVESKTCPMCRHKLYIEHKR, encoded by the coding sequence ATGGAGACGTTCGTGCTGTCGCCGGAGAGCCCCCTCTTGGGGCTGAGGTCCCCGGTGATGAACTCAGCTGCCCACGCGGTCGTTCGGTTATACGGTTTCCTTCTCATAGTGCCGCCTGAACCGGGGACAGCGGACAACGAGCTCGACATGAGCTGCCCCGGCGACGACGTGCTGGTAGAGATGGAGTATGTCCCCGAGGGCTGGTTTCTTGGAGGACCGGCGCCGTTGTTCGCCGCCGCGGGGTGcacggccggctgcatgcgggtCGCCGCCGTGGaggaccaagaagaagaagcagacagCAAGGAGATCCTGGTGCTCTACCGCTACGCCCCTTTCTCGGTATCATCGGACGGCGTGGTGGCGCGAGGGAGCAGCAGGGCGCACCTGCTCCGGTTCATCGCCACCGGCGACCACACGGCGAGGTCGCTGGCGTGGGCCGGATCGTCTCTGGTCCGGCTGATATACCCCGGTGACTTCAGCGAGCAGCTCCAGGAGCTATGGTCGAGCCTAGCGTCGCAGGTGAGCGTTCTGCCGCGCGCCGCGCGCGTCGAGGTGTTCGTCGACGTCGGTATCCTCCTCCGGAGGTCGGACTACACTCCCGAGCGCGTGGAGCAGATGCGCCCCTCGCCGGAGCGCATGGCGGAGCAGACGTGGCCCGTGCGCTTCACCGGCATGGAGCTGCACCTGCCGGAGCCGATGCGGCGCGACCATGATAAAGACGAAACCGCCGTcgacgacgacgatgacacggACGCCGGTGAACGGCCAGCGAAGCAAAGGAGGGTAGTCGCCGCCGGGGAGGATTGCCCCGTTTGCTTGCAGCTGCTCGAGGGGAACGACCTCGCCGCGTGGTCCGGGTGCGACAAGCCCCATGTCTTCCATGGCTCGTGCTTGGAGCGCGTCCTTGTGGAGAGCAAGACGTGCCCTATGTGCAGGCACAAGCTATACATCGAACACAAACGATGA